CTCGGTCCCGCCGCTGTGCCCGTCGTCCTCGCCGCTGCCGCCGTCCGCGATCCCGTCGCGGTCCGCAGCGGCGGCGCCCGTGCCCCGCAGCAGCGCCGCGACGGTGATCGCGACACCGGCCAGCAGCACCGCCAGCACGATGGTGGTCAGCCGCATCCCCTGCATGAAGGCGTCGCGGGCCACGGCGAACAACTGCTCACCGACTTGGCCGGGCAGCTCCTCGGCGGCCGCGACCGCGCTGCCGAGGGTGCCGCGGGCGGCCTCGGCCACCTCCGGCGGCGTGTCCGCGGGAAGGGCCTCCCCCGTCAACTGACGGCGGTAGACAGCGGCGCCGATGCTTCCGGCGATCGCCACGCCGAGCGCGATGCCCAGCTCGTTTCCGGTCTCCGCGGTCCCCGAGGCCGTCCCGGCGCGCTCCGGCGGGGCGCTGTCGATGATCATGTCGTAGGTCAGCACCATCGCCGGGTTGACGGCGAAGCTGAGGACGGTGAAGCCGATGACGGCGAGGGCCGGCCCCGAGGACCCGGCCGCGGCGATGATCAGGAGACCGGCCACCGCCAGGGCGAACGCCCCCGTGATCACCCGCACCGGGCGGACCCTGCGGGTCAGGAAGGGGACCAGCAGGGTCGCGGCGACTCCCGCGGCCATGGCCGGGACGGTCCACAGTCCGGCGCGCAGCGGGGACAACCCGAGCACGAGTTGCAGGTACTGCATGAGGAAGAACTGCGTCGCCGCCAGCACGAACAGGCCGGCGGTCTGGGCCCCCAGGGACACGCTGAACCCGCGGTGGGAGAAGAGCGCCAGGTCGAGCAGTGGATCGGTGAGCCGCCGCTGCCGCCGCACGAAGACCCAGCCGATGAGGGCTCCGGCGGCGATGGACAGCAGCGGCGCCGCGGCCGGGCCGACCTTGGCGAGTTCCTTGATCCCGTACACCACGGGCAGGATCGAAGCCATCGCCAGCGCGACGCCGACCAGGTCCACGCGGCCCGCGGAGCCGGATCGGAACTCCGGCACCACCAGCGGGCCGAAGAGGATCAGCAGGAGCATCACCGGTACCGCCGGCAGGAAGACCGAGCCCCACCAGAACATCTCAAGGAGAGCACCACCGACCAGCGGTCCGATGGCTCCACCGAGCATGAAGTTGGCCGACCACACCGCGATGGCGAACCTGCGCTGCACCGGGTCACGGAACATGTTGCTGATCAGCGAGAGGGTGGAGGGCAGCAGGGTGGCCCCGGTGATCCCGAGCAGGGCGCGGGCCGCGATCAGCATCTCGGTGCTGCTGGAGAAGGCGGCGAGCGCCGAGGCGGCGCCGAACGCGGCCCCGCCGACCAGCAGCAGCCTGCGGCGACCGATCCG
This sequence is a window from Spinactinospora alkalitolerans. Protein-coding genes within it:
- a CDS encoding MFS transporter gives rise to the protein MSETAHRAGLREWMGLVVLALPALVIALDFTALHLAVPHLSADLQPTSTEMLWIVDIYGFMIAGLLVAMGTLGDRIGRRRLLLVGGAAFGAASALAAFSSSTEMLIAARALLGITGATLLPSTLSLISNMFRDPVQRRFAIAVWSANFMLGGAIGPLVGGALLEMFWWGSVFLPAVPVMLLLILFGPLVVPEFRSGSAGRVDLVGVALAMASILPVVYGIKELAKVGPAAAPLLSIAAGALIGWVFVRRQRRLTDPLLDLALFSHRGFSVSLGAQTAGLFVLAATQFFLMQYLQLVLGLSPLRAGLWTVPAMAAGVAATLLVPFLTRRVRPVRVITGAFALAVAGLLIIAAAGSSGPALAVIGFTVLSFAVNPAMVLTYDMIIDSAPPERAGTASGTAETGNELGIALGVAIAGSIGAAVYRRQLTGEALPADTPPEVAEAARGTLGSAVAAAEELPGQVGEQLFAVARDAFMQGMRLTTIVLAVLLAGVAITVAALLRGTGAAAADRDGIADGGSGEDDGHSGGTEFSASTKSGEL